A single window of Candidatus Obscuribacter sp. DNA harbors:
- a CDS encoding glycosyltransferase family 4 protein gives MRICLISREYPPDTGWGGIGAYTFQHARALKQLGHDVVVISLTGKDMRSDSEIKSDDTDPLFVPIYRASWYHLFAQLSTVWISLPYSLFALKSSFALWRKFLEVHSIEPFDVVEAPEHLGEALFASLCNICPLVVRLHTAHSKFIAEGYHNLYSTFDQHMVERITMLEAYLLSSPSEDLASYVAADCGIDRATIRIVRNPVDCEKFVPEGRKAIESDGRITVFFAGRLEERKGVQYLIDAVPLVLQKLPNVRFVIVGADTDTGPGKTSVLRALKQKLTQSGSGQSVNFVSHVPLDQMAAYYRSADICVVPSLYENAPYTVLEAQACGKPVIGTSAGGSKEYILDGKTGHIVPSRDASALANAIIKLAESESVRQLMGQNARALSLECFDKGVIVAHAVTTYSLAIEAHALKSGSALYRRAPEQALSDLCSLLYNYHLNLCDLIYRHSFTFRAKTWLQLARSRPRLCLAKGMLALLTLLDSVFRGNSLKLELIRQRLTTQVAERELERQKQFVCELLKSANLSITSD, from the coding sequence GTGCGCATTTGTCTGATCTCGAGAGAATATCCGCCTGATACAGGCTGGGGCGGCATTGGCGCTTACACATTTCAGCATGCGCGCGCGCTCAAGCAGCTCGGTCACGATGTCGTTGTAATATCTTTGACGGGCAAAGATATGCGTTCTGATAGTGAGATTAAGTCGGATGATACTGACCCACTATTTGTGCCAATTTATCGAGCTTCTTGGTATCACTTGTTTGCTCAATTGAGCACGGTATGGATTTCTTTGCCTTACTCCTTGTTTGCTCTCAAAAGCAGCTTTGCTCTCTGGCGTAAGTTTTTGGAAGTGCACAGTATCGAGCCTTTTGACGTAGTGGAGGCGCCAGAACACCTGGGAGAGGCATTATTTGCCTCTCTCTGTAACATCTGTCCCCTAGTGGTGCGATTGCATACAGCACACTCTAAGTTTATAGCCGAAGGGTATCACAATCTATACAGCACTTTTGATCAGCATATGGTTGAGCGTATTACTATGTTGGAGGCTTATTTGCTATCCTCCCCAAGTGAAGACCTAGCTAGTTATGTCGCAGCCGATTGTGGCATAGATAGAGCCACAATCAGGATTGTACGCAATCCTGTGGACTGCGAGAAGTTTGTTCCTGAGGGCCGCAAAGCGATCGAATCTGATGGGCGAATAACAGTGTTTTTTGCCGGACGGCTGGAAGAGCGAAAGGGCGTGCAATATCTCATCGACGCTGTGCCCTTGGTTTTACAGAAATTGCCGAATGTACGCTTTGTTATCGTGGGGGCTGATACTGATACTGGGCCTGGGAAGACATCAGTACTAAGGGCACTTAAGCAAAAATTGACGCAGTCAGGGTCCGGGCAGTCCGTCAACTTTGTTAGTCATGTACCACTTGATCAGATGGCAGCTTACTACCGTTCTGCCGATATCTGCGTGGTGCCATCGCTCTATGAGAATGCACCGTATACGGTATTGGAGGCTCAGGCGTGTGGTAAACCGGTAATAGGCACCAGTGCTGGTGGCTCTAAGGAGTACATTCTTGATGGTAAGACTGGTCATATTGTGCCGAGCCGCGATGCTAGTGCACTAGCTAATGCCATAATCAAGTTGGCTGAGTCTGAGTCAGTGCGCCAGTTGATGGGGCAAAATGCCCGTGCATTGTCGCTGGAGTGCTTTGATAAAGGTGTGATTGTGGCGCACGCTGTCACTACATATAGTCTAGCAATAGAGGCTCACGCTCTTAAGTCTGGCAGCGCACTTTATCGCCGAGCACCGGAGCAAGCGCTGTCAGATTTGTGTTCACTCTTGTACAACTATCATCTCAATTTGTGTGATTTGATTTACAGGCATTCATTTACTTTTAGAGCTAAGACCTGGCTGCAGTTGGCTCGGAGTCGACCGCGACTGTGCCTAGCAAAAGGCATGCTTGCTCTTCTCACGCTTTTAGATTCTGTATTCAGAGGTAATAGCTTGAAGCTTGAATTGATTAGACAAAGACTGACGACCCAGGTGGCTGAGCGCGAATTGGAGAGGCAAAAGCAGTTTGTTTGTGAACTTTTGAAGTCGGCGAATTTGTCAATTACGAGTGATTGA